One Bacillota bacterium genomic window, TCGACCTTGTCCACCAGCGTGGAGCAGGCCTGGCGGGCGCGGCCGTTGATCACCATGCTGCAGGCGCCGCAGACCTCCTCCAGGCAGCTGGACTCCCAGGCGACCGGCGTCGTCGGCTGCCCGGCGGCGTTGACCGGGTTCCGCTGGATCGCCATCAGCGCGCTGATCACGTTCATCCCCGGCTCGTAGGGGACCTCGAAGTCCTCCCAGCGGGGCGTCGCCTCGGGGTTCTCCTGCCGCCGGATCCGCAGCTTGACACTCTCTCGGGCCACAGGCTCTCTCCCCCTCCGATTCCGAGCGGTCTCAGTCGTACTTGCGCGGGCGCGGCGGGATGAGCGAGGTGTCCACCGGCTCGTAGCTGAACTTCGGCCCGTCGGGCGTGAAGGTGACGATGGTCGTCTTCAGCCAGTGCTCGTCGTCCCGCTCGGGGAACTCGGGCTTGTAGTGGGCGCCCCGGCTCTCGTTCCGGTTGAGCGCGCCCAGGGTGATCGCCCGCGCCAGCTGGAGCATGTGGTAGAGGTGGGCGGTGAACTGCACCGACTGGTTGGTCCAGCGCCCGGCGTCGGGGGTGCCGATCCGCTGCCAGCGCTCCAGCAGCTCCTGGATCTTGGCGTCGGTCTCGCGGAGCCGGTCGTTGTAGCGGACCACCGTCACGTTGTCCGTCATGATCTGGCCCAGCTCCTGGTGGATGCGGTACGGGTTCTCCGTGCCGTCCATCCGGTAGATCCGCTCGTACCACTCCTCCGCGCGCTTCCTCTCCGCCTCGAAGAGGCTCTCGGGCAGGTCCCAGGCGTCCCGGTCCAGCCCCTCGACGTGCTTCTGGATGGTGGGCACCACCGCCATCCCGTCGTAGATGCAGGAGAGCAGCGAGTTGGCGCCCAGCCGGTTGGCGCCGTGGTGCTGGTACTCCGCCTCACCGGCGCCGAAGATGCCGGGCACCGACGCCTGCATGCCGTAGTCGACCCAGAGGCCGCCCATGTTGTAATGGACCGTGGGGAAGACCTTCATGGGCACCTTGCGCGGGTCGTCGCCCACGAACTTCTCGTAGATCTCCAGCACGCCGCCCAGCTTCCGCTCCAGCACGTCCGCGGGGATGTGGGTGACGTCCAGGTAGACCATGTTCTTGCCGTCGATGCCCAGGTGCTGGTTGACGCAGACGTCGAAGATCTCCCGCGTGGCGATGTCCCGCGGCACCAGGTTGCCGTAGTGCGGGTACTTCTCCTCCAGGAAGTACCAGGGCTTCCCGTCCTTGTAGACCCAGACCCGGCCGCCCTCGCCGCGGATCGACTCCGACATCAGGCGGTTCTTGTCCCCGCCTGGGATGGCCGTGGGATGGACCTGGATGAACTCGGGGTTGGCGTACTTCAGCCCCTGCTGATAGAGGATGCTGAGCGGCGCCCCGTCGTTGATGATGGAGTTGGTGCTCTTGCCGAAGATGACGCCCAGCCCGCCGGTGGCGATCACCACCGCGTTGGCGCGGAAGGCCCGGATCTCCATGGAGTGGAGATCCTGGGCGATGATGCCGCGGCCGATCCCCTGGTCGTCGATCACCGCCCCCAGGAAGTCCCACATCTCATACTTGGTGACGGCCCCCTCGACCTCCCAGCGCCGGACCTGCTCGTCCAGGGCGTACATCAGCTGCTGGCCGGTGGTGGCGCCGGCGAAGGCGGTGCGGTGGAACTGGGTGCCGCCGAAGCGCCGGAAGTCGATCAGCCCCTCGGGCGTCCGGTTGAAGGGCACTCCCATGCGGTCGAACATGTAGATGATGTCGGGCGCCGCCTGGCACATGCCCAGCACCGGTGGCTGGTTGGCCAGGAAGTCGCCGCCGTAGACCGTGTCGTCGAAGTGCTGCCAGGGCGAGTCCCCCTCGCCCTTGGTGTTGACGGCCCCGTTGATGCCCCCCTGGGCGCAGACCGAGTGCGAGCGCTTGACCGGCACCAGCGAGAAGAGGTCGACATGGAAGCCCGCCTCGGCCGCGCGGATGGTGGTCATGAGCCCCGCCAGCCCGCCGCCGACGACGATGATCCGGTTCTGCTTCGCCAAGATCGTTGCCCCCTTTGCCCACGCCGCTTACGCCACGAAGGCGATGGCCGAACCCACGCCGAGGACGCTGAGCGCCACGAAGAAGACGGCCAGCACCCACTGGGCCACCCGTTGCGCCCGCGGGCTGATCAGGATCCCCCAGTTGATCCCGAAGAGCCAGAGACCGTTGGACAGGTGCCAGGTGGCGGAGAGGATGCCGAGGATGTAGAAGGCCAGACCCCAGGGGCTGGACAGCTCGCCGGCCACCTTGGCGAAGCTGGCGCTGGGCCCGACGAAGCGTATCGTGAGCACGTGGTAGACGATGAAGACGAAAACAATCACGCCCGTGGCGCGCTGAAGCAGAAAGAACCAATTGCGCGCGAACGGGTAACGATTCACGTTGTACCGGGCGTCCCGCATGACGACGAATCCGTAAACGGCATGATAAAGAATCGGAAGATAAATGAGGAGAGTCTCGACCACGATGAGCGCCGGAAGGCTTTCCAGGAGGCGGACGACTTGGTTATAGGCGGCAGGCCCGGCAAAGGCGGCCGAATTGGCCCAGAGGTGGAAGATCAGAAAGACGCCGACGGGGACGACACCGCTCAGCGAATGCAGTCGGCTCCAGAAAAAGTGGCTGACGCGCAATCGGCCTCTCTCCCTTCGCCGTGCGCCCGGTCGAAGCCGCCGAGCGGCGGCAATGTTCCTCGACACGGGTAAAAGTATAGCACCGGCCCTAGGTGATCCACCCGATCCCGGGGAGGCGAGGGCGGCCGCGTCGGCTGCGAGCGGCGGATGGATAGAATGGCCAGAGGAGGTAGGGTCTTGCTCGGTCGCCGCACCCGTCATCTGGACCGGTTTCGGCAGGTCGCCCGGACGCTCGGCCGCTTCGGCTTCGGCTGGGTGCTGGGCCAGCTGGGCCTGGCCGGTCTGGCCCCGCTGACCCCGCTCCGCGGCCGGCCCGAGCTGGCGAGGCTGAACCGCGGCGAACGGATCCGCATGATGCTGGAGGAGCTGGGCCCCACCTTCGTCAAGCTGGGACAGCTCGCCTCCACCCGCTCCGACCTTCCCCCGGACATCCTCGCCGAGCTGAGCAAGCTCCAGGACCAGGTCCCGCCCTTCCCCTACGCCGAGGCGCGACGGCTGGTCGAAGGCGAGCTGCGGCGACCGCTGAGCGAGACCTTCCGCGTCTTCGACCCGGTGCCGGTGGCCGCCGCCAGCCTGGGGCAGGTCCATCACGCGGTCCTCCTCGACGGCACCGAGGTGGCCGTCAAGGTGCAGCGACCCGGGGTCCGGCGGCAGGTGCGCGTCGACCTCGACCTGCTGCGGGAGCTGGCGGCGCTGGCCGACCGGCGTCTCCCCCAGCGCGGCCCGACCAGCTTCGTCGAGATCGCCGAGGAGCTCGCCCAGATGCTGGACAGGGAGCTGGACTACACGCAGGAGGCGAGCCACGCGGGTCGGATCGGCCGGTTCTTCGCCGGTTCGGACGAGGTGGTGATCCCGCGCGTCTACCCGGCGCTCAGCACCAGCCGCCTGCTCACCCTCTCCTGGGTGGAGGGGACCCACCTCAGCCGCATCCTGGCCGGCCAGGACGGCGTGAACGATCCGGAACGGGTGGCGCGCCGGATCGGCAGCTCGATGTTCGACCAGATCTTCAAGCTCGGCCTCTTCCATGCCGACCCGCACCCCGGGAACATCCTGGTGCTGCCCGAGGGCCGGATCGCCTACCTCGACTTCGGCATGGTCGGGCGGCTGGGGCCGCGCCGCCGCGAGCAGTTCTCCTCCCTGGTCGTGGCGCTTCTCGAGCGGGACGCGAGCAAGATCGTGCGCGCCATCCTGGAGATGGGCATCGCCCCGGACGATCTCGACCTCCCCCGCTTCGAGGAAGAGGTGGAAGAGGTGCGCGACCGGTTCTACGACCGGCCGCTCCGCCAGATCCCCATCGGCGAGGCGGTCCAGGCGGTCCTGGGCCTCGCCTGG contains:
- a CDS encoding succinate dehydrogenase cytochrome b558 subunit; this encodes MTGAATEQDPTSSGHSIHPPLAADAAALASPGSGGSPRAGAILLPVSRNIAAARRLRPGARRRERGRLRVSHFFWSRLHSLSGVVPVGVFLIFHLWANSAAFAGPAAYNQVVRLLESLPALIVVETLLIYLPILYHAVYGFVVMRDARYNVNRYPFARNWFFLLQRATGVIVFVFIVYHVLTIRFVGPSASFAKVAGELSSPWGLAFYILGILSATWHLSNGLWLFGINWGILISPRAQRVAQWVLAVFFVALSVLGVGSAIAFVA
- a CDS encoding AarF/UbiB family protein; this translates as MLGRRTRHLDRFRQVARTLGRFGFGWVLGQLGLAGLAPLTPLRGRPELARLNRGERIRMMLEELGPTFVKLGQLASTRSDLPPDILAELSKLQDQVPPFPYAEARRLVEGELRRPLSETFRVFDPVPVAAASLGQVHHAVLLDGTEVAVKVQRPGVRRQVRVDLDLLRELAALADRRLPQRGPTSFVEIAEELAQMLDRELDYTQEASHAGRIGRFFAGSDEVVIPRVYPALSTSRLLTLSWVEGTHLSRILAGQDGVNDPERVARRIGSSMFDQIFKLGLFHADPHPGNILVLPEGRIAYLDFGMVGRLGPRRREQFSSLVVALLERDASKIVRAILEMGIAPDDLDLPRFEEEVEEVRDRFYDRPLRQIPIGEAVQAVLGLAWRYRIRIPGDFSTLGKTLITLEGVIEQLAPEVSVVELAEPYGRELLWQRFDPRRVARRVTDSAGETVRDLSQVPPAVVRLLHRAEAGRIGFEVRAEQLDRAVRAIERSTGRLATAVLLLALSVLAAGLLVAAALQAPVGLLHSPRLVQGSLAMGAVLVLALLLETIRMLRGR
- the sdhA gene encoding succinate dehydrogenase flavoprotein subunit; protein product: MTTIRAAEAGFHVDLFSLVPVKRSHSVCAQGGINGAVNTKGEGDSPWQHFDDTVYGGDFLANQPPVLGMCQAAPDIIYMFDRMGVPFNRTPEGLIDFRRFGGTQFHRTAFAGATTGQQLMYALDEQVRRWEVEGAVTKYEMWDFLGAVIDDQGIGRGIIAQDLHSMEIRAFRANAVVIATGGLGVIFGKSTNSIINDGAPLSILYQQGLKYANPEFIQVHPTAIPGGDKNRLMSESIRGEGGRVWVYKDGKPWYFLEEKYPHYGNLVPRDIATREIFDVCVNQHLGIDGKNMVYLDVTHIPADVLERKLGGVLEIYEKFVGDDPRKVPMKVFPTVHYNMGGLWVDYGMQASVPGIFGAGEAEYQHHGANRLGANSLLSCIYDGMAVVPTIQKHVEGLDRDAWDLPESLFEAERKRAEEWYERIYRMDGTENPYRIHQELGQIMTDNVTVVRYNDRLRETDAKIQELLERWQRIGTPDAGRWTNQSVQFTAHLYHMLQLARAITLGALNRNESRGAHYKPEFPERDDEHWLKTTIVTFTPDGPKFSYEPVDTSLIPPRPRKYD